A single genomic interval of Aureliella helgolandensis harbors:
- a CDS encoding rhomboid family intramembrane serine protease has product MRCLGEIQGRKPAERFVAHLLTQGVATHIETLGQPADDHWEIWVRDEDRLDFASAELAHFQQNPLDAKYASAVAKASQLMAEKQKKRQQAAKNVHRIDPSPRSPMMGRGGRTPPLTLTLILLCIFISVLSSFSNPAPSNEWGVATKNQLSFVDPQDAIESQGNPAASIEKGEIWRIITPIFMHGDPMHLALNLFGLFVFGRVLERLMGTPKFAIFVLLLAIIPNLLQGLAPPSWHGNPNFVGISGVVYGFLGYVWIRSTLNPRFAIRIPTPFVILAVGMILVGLSGAVPNWHYADLCHLGGLLVGGGLGYASEQANSRS; this is encoded by the coding sequence ATGCGTTGTTTAGGTGAAATTCAGGGTCGTAAGCCAGCAGAGCGGTTTGTCGCGCACCTGCTTACTCAAGGTGTCGCCACGCATATTGAAACGCTTGGCCAGCCCGCTGATGACCATTGGGAGATCTGGGTCCGCGATGAGGATCGACTCGATTTCGCCAGCGCCGAACTGGCGCACTTCCAACAAAACCCGCTTGACGCGAAGTACGCTTCGGCGGTGGCCAAAGCAAGCCAGTTGATGGCCGAGAAGCAGAAGAAACGCCAGCAAGCGGCAAAGAACGTACATCGGATCGATCCCAGCCCACGCTCTCCGATGATGGGCCGAGGCGGCCGCACTCCGCCACTAACACTCACACTGATTTTACTATGCATCTTCATCAGCGTGCTCAGCTCTTTTTCCAACCCCGCCCCAAGCAACGAATGGGGAGTTGCCACTAAGAACCAGCTCTCTTTCGTGGATCCGCAAGACGCTATCGAGAGCCAAGGCAATCCGGCAGCGAGCATTGAGAAGGGTGAGATCTGGCGCATCATTACCCCTATCTTCATGCATGGCGACCCCATGCACTTAGCACTCAACCTGTTTGGTCTATTCGTGTTTGGCCGAGTTCTCGAAAGGTTAATGGGAACTCCCAAATTCGCAATTTTCGTCCTGTTGCTGGCGATTATTCCCAATCTCCTCCAAGGACTGGCCCCACCTTCATGGCATGGCAATCCTAACTTCGTGGGGATCTCAGGTGTCGTCTATGGCTTTCTCGGATATGTCTGGATTCGGTCAACGCTGAACCCAAGGTTTGCGATACGCATTCCAACCCCATTTGTAATCCTCGCCGTGGGGATGATCTTGGTGGGGCTTTCAGGTGCGGTGCCCAATTGGCATTATGCCGACCTTTGCCACTTAGGTGGGCTGTTGGTGGGCGGTGGTCTCGGCTACGCGTCGGAACAGGCCAATTCACGTAGCTAG
- a CDS encoding LON peptidase substrate-binding domain-containing protein translates to MTSLPNAAAWPEDFSGRVKLFPLPNLVLFPHVVQPLHIFEPRYCDMLTAALEQDGLIAMALFRAGWESSYLNSPTLEEIVCIGKVISHTPTEDGRHNILLVGMKRATIIRELTPARPYREAQVDLLEDLYPSEGEAERPGLVDRVQELFAHFVPEGLAAQESFKQLIGKQLPLGILTDTIAYALNLPLPIKQQLLSEANVDVRCRLLIRCLEQKIKAPSDGSASFPEDDFPPRFSEN, encoded by the coding sequence ATGACCAGTCTCCCCAACGCAGCAGCCTGGCCGGAAGACTTCAGCGGCAGGGTAAAGCTTTTTCCGCTTCCGAACTTAGTCCTCTTCCCGCACGTCGTACAACCGCTGCACATTTTCGAGCCGCGATACTGCGATATGTTGACCGCCGCACTTGAGCAAGACGGTCTCATTGCCATGGCTCTTTTTCGAGCTGGATGGGAGTCGAGCTACCTCAACAGCCCGACCTTGGAGGAGATTGTGTGCATCGGTAAGGTTATCTCCCACACGCCCACCGAGGATGGCCGCCACAACATCTTGCTGGTCGGCATGAAACGCGCCACCATCATCCGTGAACTCACACCGGCTCGCCCTTATCGGGAAGCCCAAGTCGACCTGTTGGAGGATCTTTACCCCAGCGAGGGAGAGGCTGAGCGGCCGGGCCTAGTCGACAGGGTGCAAGAGTTGTTCGCGCACTTCGTCCCAGAAGGCCTAGCTGCACAGGAGAGTTTCAAACAATTGATTGGCAAACAGCTACCCCTCGGAATCCTGACCGACACCATCGCCTACGCCCTCAACTTACCGCTGCCCATAAAACAGCAACTGCTATCGGAGGCGAATGTAGACGTCCGCTGCCGCCTGCTGATTCGCTGCCTCGAACAGAAGATCAAGGCCCCATCTGACGGCTCAGCGTCCTTTCCCGAGGACGACTTCCCTCCCCGCTTCTCCGAGAACTAG
- the dcd gene encoding dCTP deaminase has product MILTGAEIQQRIGTDIHISPFEESQLNPNSYNLRLHNELLVYEEVVLDLKVPNRYRRLEIPASGLVLSPNQVYLARTVEHTETHNLVPMIEGRSSVGRLGLFVHVTAGFGDVGFKGYWTLEMFAVQPIRIYPGVEICQIFYHTLEGAVAEYSSRKYQNNTDIQPSFLYQEFGHSDEDSQLKFDFPPTP; this is encoded by the coding sequence ATGATTCTTACTGGTGCAGAAATCCAGCAGCGTATTGGTACCGACATTCATATCAGTCCTTTCGAGGAGTCACAGCTCAATCCCAATAGTTACAACCTACGCTTGCACAACGAGTTGTTGGTGTATGAGGAAGTTGTGCTAGATTTGAAGGTTCCCAACCGCTACCGGCGTTTAGAAATTCCTGCGTCCGGATTGGTCCTTAGTCCAAACCAGGTCTACCTAGCTCGGACTGTGGAGCATACCGAAACCCACAACTTGGTACCGATGATTGAGGGACGCTCTTCCGTGGGACGCTTGGGGCTGTTTGTGCATGTGACAGCTGGTTTTGGGGATGTGGGGTTCAAGGGGTATTGGACGCTAGAGATGTTTGCTGTCCAGCCGATTCGGATCTACCCGGGCGTGGAAATCTGCCAGATTTTCTATCACACCCTGGAAGGGGCAGTCGCGGAGTACAGTTCGCGCAAGTATCAAAACAATACGGACATCCAACCCAGTTTTCTGTATCAGGAATTCGGACACAGCGATGAAGATTCGCAGTTGAAATTCGATTTCCCCCCTACGCCCTGA
- a CDS encoding response regulator transcription factor has product MKKPRILLVDDDPNVLPVVAKLLEAHGLNAESFTSATDLLSTIQPEDVGCVVTDLEMPGMSGIELQQALLDRESSMAIIVISGHADVPRAIRIMSQGAIMLLEKPFKAQQLVVQVERGIECSQQIFSKRQRINAARKAIGALTEEELAIMKLSARGSPNKSISYELAISARTLDRRRHSAFSKLKVQSVADFAVLLATSEERL; this is encoded by the coding sequence ATGAAGAAACCTCGAATCCTCCTGGTTGATGACGATCCGAATGTCCTACCTGTGGTGGCAAAGTTACTGGAGGCCCACGGACTGAACGCAGAATCGTTTACGTCGGCCACAGATCTACTGAGCACCATCCAGCCGGAAGATGTGGGCTGCGTCGTCACCGACCTGGAAATGCCAGGGATGTCTGGCATCGAGCTTCAGCAAGCCCTACTCGATCGCGAAAGCAGCATGGCCATCATCGTTATCTCTGGTCATGCAGACGTGCCTCGCGCCATTCGCATCATGTCGCAGGGAGCCATCATGCTACTCGAGAAGCCTTTCAAGGCGCAGCAGCTCGTCGTGCAGGTCGAACGCGGAATCGAATGCAGTCAGCAGATATTTAGCAAGCGGCAACGCATCAATGCGGCCCGCAAAGCCATCGGGGCGCTGACTGAAGAAGAGCTCGCCATCATGAAGTTATCCGCGCGAGGCTCCCCCAACAAGTCAATCAGCTATGAACTCGCGATCAGCGCTCGCACGCTGGACCGAAGGCGACATTCCGCTTTCTCCAAGCTCAAGGTGCAATCGGTGGCTGATTTCGCAGTCCTATTAGCAACCTCGGAAGAGCGACTCTGA
- a CDS encoding vWA domain-containing protein — protein MASSERLQRRGMPELPETRSGLRSLPAWAISLIFHCTLVVTLGALWTAGPRGTGESRDRPVGVAMVYEAAGGEAYRLTESSGNSSAAASSPATAVVESSLPDSVGDVFSSAEQSLLAGLLPGDSSAAGNAAAAAGGIGLADGGGAIGGSRNAPKTKTTVFGIEGEGSRFVYVFDRSASMNGGGGAPLAAAKRELSASIESLGEAQQFQIIFYNETPLPFGGLTSQGPQILRGVDASKREALRFVRNIVAEGSTQHIDALRMALAMGPDVVFFLTDADLPALSVRQISDLQTRASRSGAAIHTIQFGSGGKSSAGGWIEVLALGTGGQYRYVDISKL, from the coding sequence ATGGCTAGTAGCGAACGACTTCAGCGACGTGGAATGCCTGAACTCCCGGAAACCAGGAGTGGTTTACGCAGTCTGCCGGCTTGGGCGATTTCGCTAATATTCCATTGCACGCTGGTCGTGACACTCGGGGCGCTGTGGACGGCCGGACCACGCGGAACGGGGGAATCAAGAGATCGTCCCGTGGGGGTCGCCATGGTCTACGAGGCGGCCGGCGGCGAGGCGTACCGACTTACTGAGTCGAGTGGCAATTCTAGCGCAGCCGCAAGTTCACCAGCTACTGCTGTCGTTGAAAGCAGTCTGCCCGATAGCGTTGGTGACGTCTTCAGTTCGGCCGAACAATCATTGCTCGCCGGGCTTCTCCCGGGTGACTCCTCCGCTGCTGGAAACGCCGCGGCGGCGGCCGGTGGAATCGGGCTTGCCGACGGCGGCGGTGCCATCGGCGGTAGTCGCAACGCTCCTAAAACTAAAACAACAGTCTTTGGAATTGAGGGAGAAGGCTCTCGGTTTGTCTATGTCTTCGATCGTTCCGCGAGTATGAATGGCGGCGGAGGCGCTCCATTGGCGGCAGCTAAAAGAGAGCTCTCTGCCAGTATCGAATCGTTGGGCGAGGCTCAGCAGTTTCAGATCATTTTCTACAATGAAACGCCGCTCCCCTTCGGTGGTTTAACCAGCCAAGGGCCGCAGATTTTGCGCGGCGTCGACGCTTCGAAACGAGAGGCTTTGCGTTTTGTCCGCAACATTGTTGCCGAGGGTAGCACGCAGCACATCGATGCATTGCGAATGGCGTTGGCGATGGGGCCCGATGTCGTGTTCTTTCTTACCGATGCCGACCTGCCAGCCCTTTCCGTAAGGCAGATTTCCGACTTGCAAACGAGAGCAAGTCGTTCAGGCGCTGCGATTCACACCATTCAATTCGGCTCCGGTGGGAAATCCTCTGCAGGCGGTTGGATTGAGGTTTTGGCGCTGGGTACTGGCGGGCAGTACCGTTACGTCGATATCAGTAAGCTGTAG
- a CDS encoding 30S ribosomal protein S1, translating to MILEGLEGLNDLFDVNQIVDGKIVEVNGDYVVIDVGFKSEGAINVDEWDETEEPPAVGQTVKVLIEEMEDALGPANDIHGMISLSKRKAEKILEWEKMMAEVSEGQVVTGTVTRKIKGGLLVDIGVNVFLPASQVDIRRPNDIADYIGRVVQCEVLKIDETRRNIVVSRRSLIEKQREEDREHLLGELEVGQLRNGIVKNIADFGAFVDLGGIDGLLHITDMSWERIGHPSEMVSIDQEIEVKVLAIDREKQKIALGLKQKQNNPWDNIEEKYPVGTTVKGEVVNVMSYGAFVKLEPGIEGLVHISEMSWTRRINHPNELVQTGDEIDVKILGVDPAGQQLSLGMKQTMSNPWDEVLDKYPEGSSVNGKVRNLTNYGAFIELEQGIDGLLHVSDMSWTRKVSHPSEVVEKGQEIKCRVLSVDQDRRRIALGLKQLDDDPWATTIPEKYQPGQLVKGKVTKITNFGVFIGLEDGLEGLLHISELSDDKVENPEELVKVGDELEVKVLRVDSDERKIGLSRKRVDWAEEQEEAAAREEARQQQIAEAKAPSQDLKGGLGSDGPLIAPVAAEAPAVEEPVAEEPAAETPPATDDETAPSQE from the coding sequence ATGATCCTTGAAGGCCTGGAGGGCCTGAACGATCTCTTCGATGTCAACCAGATCGTGGATGGAAAAATCGTTGAAGTCAATGGTGACTATGTCGTTATCGACGTTGGCTTCAAGAGCGAAGGTGCAATCAATGTAGATGAGTGGGACGAGACAGAAGAGCCTCCAGCCGTCGGTCAAACCGTTAAGGTTTTGATCGAAGAGATGGAAGACGCGCTCGGCCCAGCAAATGATATCCACGGCATGATCTCGCTGAGCAAACGCAAAGCGGAAAAGATCCTGGAGTGGGAAAAGATGATGGCCGAGGTCAGCGAGGGCCAAGTCGTCACCGGTACAGTAACTCGCAAGATCAAGGGCGGTCTGCTGGTCGACATTGGAGTCAATGTCTTCTTGCCAGCTAGCCAAGTCGACATCCGTCGCCCCAACGATATCGCCGATTACATCGGTCGCGTCGTTCAGTGCGAAGTCCTCAAGATCGATGAAACACGCCGCAATATCGTCGTCAGCCGACGGTCGCTCATCGAGAAGCAGCGCGAGGAAGATCGCGAGCACCTGCTCGGCGAACTCGAAGTCGGACAGCTACGCAACGGTATCGTCAAGAACATCGCCGACTTCGGTGCGTTCGTGGACCTGGGCGGCATCGATGGCTTGCTGCACATCACCGACATGAGCTGGGAACGTATCGGACACCCATCCGAAATGGTTTCGATCGACCAAGAAATCGAAGTCAAGGTTCTCGCAATCGATCGCGAAAAGCAAAAAATCGCCCTGGGATTGAAGCAAAAGCAAAACAATCCTTGGGACAACATCGAAGAGAAGTATCCAGTTGGCACGACCGTCAAGGGCGAAGTTGTCAACGTGATGAGCTACGGTGCGTTCGTCAAACTCGAACCAGGCATCGAAGGCTTGGTACACATCAGCGAAATGTCCTGGACACGCCGCATTAATCACCCGAACGAATTGGTGCAAACCGGTGATGAAATCGATGTGAAGATCCTCGGAGTTGATCCAGCCGGTCAACAACTCTCCTTGGGTATGAAGCAAACGATGTCCAACCCCTGGGACGAAGTCCTCGACAAGTACCCAGAAGGCAGTTCGGTCAACGGCAAGGTCCGCAACCTCACCAACTACGGTGCGTTCATCGAGTTGGAACAGGGTATCGACGGACTGCTGCACGTCTCCGACATGTCGTGGACGCGCAAGGTTAGCCACCCCAGTGAAGTGGTCGAGAAGGGACAAGAAATCAAGTGCCGCGTTCTGTCGGTCGACCAAGACCGTCGCCGTATCGCACTTGGACTCAAGCAACTCGACGACGATCCATGGGCGACCACCATTCCCGAGAAGTACCAACCTGGCCAACTGGTCAAGGGGAAAGTCACCAAGATCACCAACTTCGGTGTCTTCATTGGACTTGAAGATGGACTCGAAGGCCTACTCCACATCTCTGAGCTCTCGGACGACAAAGTCGAGAATCCAGAAGAGTTGGTGAAGGTCGGCGATGAACTCGAAGTCAAGGTACTGCGAGTCGATTCCGACGAGCGAAAGATTGGTCTCTCCCGCAAACGGGTAGATTGGGCCGAAGAGCAAGAGGAAGCAGCTGCGCGCGAAGAAGCTCGCCAGCAGCAAATCGCTGAAGCCAAAGCTCCTTCCCAAGACCTAAAGGGAGGTCTGGGATCGGATGGACCTCTCATCGCTCCAGTTGCAGCCGAAGCGCCCGCAGTGGAAGAACCAGTTGCTGAAGAACCAGCCGCTGAAACTCCTCCCGCAACCGACGACGAAACAGCACCTAGCCAAGAGTAA
- the rpiB gene encoding ribose 5-phosphate isomerase B yields the protein MSALPANGLAVSRVAIGGDHAGFSMKNLVGTYLKQLGIAEVVDCGPEDECPCDFPDFAEKVARLVLAGKVDRGILICGSGVGVSVAANKIPGIHASICHDTYSARQGVEHDDMNVLCVGARIIGEELVKEIVRSFLTAKYSPQPRHKKRVDKIDDLERRAMAGEFNNLRAEPSAS from the coding sequence ATGAGTGCATTGCCAGCAAATGGCCTCGCCGTAAGCCGCGTTGCGATAGGTGGAGATCACGCCGGTTTTTCGATGAAGAATCTCGTTGGTACCTACCTTAAGCAGCTTGGCATCGCGGAAGTGGTGGATTGCGGCCCCGAGGATGAATGCCCCTGTGACTTTCCCGATTTTGCCGAAAAGGTTGCGCGGCTAGTGTTGGCGGGGAAGGTCGATCGAGGGATCCTAATTTGCGGAAGTGGCGTTGGTGTTAGCGTTGCGGCCAACAAAATACCGGGAATTCACGCTAGTATTTGCCATGACACCTACTCCGCCAGGCAGGGGGTTGAGCACGACGACATGAATGTCTTGTGCGTCGGCGCCCGGATCATCGGAGAGGAGCTGGTTAAGGAAATCGTACGATCGTTTTTAACGGCTAAGTACTCGCCGCAACCGAGGCACAAGAAGCGGGTCGATAAAATCGATGATTTGGAGCGACGCGCGATGGCAGGCGAGTTCAACAACTTGCGTGCGGAACCGTCAGCGTCTTAG
- the argF gene encoding ornithine carbamoyltransferase, producing the protein MRHLLSLFDISQQELQTILSISEQVKGVLLSGRRPAWLARRVLALLFEKPSLRTRVSFEAGISQLGGTAMFLGSEVGWQKREKTSDFIQVLSQYTDYVVCRAKSHESLLELASFNCVPIINGLTDKSHPCQALADLLTVRQATGSMVGRQVTFVGDGNNVAYSMALACAMVGMRFRLLGPQSHFMDSQILSEISDRYPNADIEQTEDIATGMHGADFAYTDVWTSMGQEAEAEARQQAFAPYQVNGKLMSHAPAGCKLLHCLPARRGEEVTDEVIDGPDSLIVDQAGNRMHAQKGLLIWLALQHGHLSASELEQEGIELPIGTS; encoded by the coding sequence GTGAGACACTTGCTTTCACTATTTGATATTAGCCAACAAGAACTCCAAACGATCCTTTCGATCTCCGAACAGGTCAAGGGAGTCTTGCTGTCCGGGCGCCGTCCCGCTTGGCTCGCCCGCCGCGTGCTGGCGTTGCTATTCGAGAAGCCGAGTCTACGAACGCGCGTAAGCTTCGAAGCAGGCATTAGCCAGCTTGGCGGAACAGCGATGTTCTTAGGTTCTGAAGTTGGATGGCAAAAGCGGGAGAAGACCAGCGACTTCATCCAAGTGCTTTCCCAGTACACCGATTACGTGGTGTGCCGCGCCAAATCCCACGAATCGTTGCTGGAACTCGCAAGCTTCAACTGCGTTCCGATCATCAACGGACTCACCGACAAATCGCACCCCTGCCAGGCGCTAGCGGACTTGCTGACGGTTCGACAAGCCACCGGATCGATGGTTGGCAGACAGGTCACATTCGTCGGCGACGGCAACAATGTCGCTTACTCCATGGCGTTGGCATGCGCTATGGTCGGCATGCGATTTCGATTGCTCGGCCCTCAATCTCACTTCATGGATTCCCAGATCCTGAGTGAGATTAGCGACCGTTACCCGAACGCGGACATTGAGCAAACGGAGGATATCGCAACCGGCATGCACGGAGCAGACTTTGCCTACACTGATGTATGGACCAGCATGGGGCAAGAGGCGGAAGCCGAAGCTCGACAGCAGGCCTTCGCACCCTACCAAGTCAACGGGAAACTGATGTCCCACGCACCCGCAGGCTGCAAACTACTGCACTGTTTGCCAGCTCGGAGGGGGGAAGAAGTTACCGATGAAGTCATCGATGGACCGGACAGTCTTATCGTAGATCAAGCCGGCAATCGGATGCACGCGCAGAAGGGCTTGCTCATCTGGCTGGCATTGCAACACGGACACTTGTCTGCCAGCGAGCTCGAGCAGGAGGGCATTGAGCTCCCCATCGGCACTTCCTGA
- a CDS encoding aspartate aminotransferase family protein — MSLQHLSSADTQRLFEQYVIGNYRRYPVNLVRGEGSRIWDSEGREYLDFFPGWGCNLLGHCPPRVVQAVQQQVAELIHVPNTWHMESQGLWAQMLVERAFDAQAFFCNSGAEANEAAIKLARLHHGPDRYKIITFQGGFHGRTMGSLAATAQPAYHAGLGPMLAGFTYAPYGDLAEVEKRIDSATCAIMLEPIQGEGGVRIPGADYLQGLRELADKHNLLLIFDEVQTGCGRTGQWYGYQYFGVEPDIMTLAKSLCAGIAGGAMLANREIASSLRPGMHASTFGGNPIAAVAGIAMLETIEQDGLLERANQGAQRFAEHLNTLSEQCDHVREIRQAGMMIGIELEFEGAPIVAKCLEEGLLVNCTQSNVIRLLPAMNVELDQIDQGMQILTQVILEHAASAGDPQATAAG, encoded by the coding sequence ATGTCGCTACAACACTTGAGTTCAGCTGACACCCAACGCCTCTTCGAACAATACGTCATTGGCAACTACCGACGCTATCCGGTCAATTTAGTGCGTGGTGAGGGCTCACGAATCTGGGATAGCGAGGGCCGCGAATATCTCGACTTTTTCCCCGGTTGGGGCTGCAATCTGCTGGGGCACTGCCCTCCAAGAGTTGTCCAGGCGGTACAGCAGCAAGTGGCCGAGCTGATCCATGTCCCCAACACGTGGCACATGGAATCACAAGGTCTGTGGGCCCAAATGCTGGTTGAACGCGCTTTCGACGCACAGGCGTTTTTCTGCAATAGCGGAGCCGAAGCGAATGAAGCCGCCATCAAACTAGCCAGGCTGCATCATGGCCCCGATCGCTACAAAATCATTACTTTTCAAGGTGGCTTTCACGGGCGAACGATGGGATCCCTGGCGGCTACAGCCCAACCGGCCTACCACGCCGGACTGGGGCCCATGCTAGCTGGTTTCACCTATGCTCCCTACGGCGATTTGGCGGAAGTCGAGAAACGAATCGACTCCGCAACGTGTGCAATTATGCTGGAACCCATCCAGGGCGAAGGTGGCGTGCGGATCCCAGGAGCCGACTACTTGCAAGGTCTTCGTGAACTAGCCGACAAGCATAATTTGCTGCTGATATTCGATGAGGTTCAAACCGGCTGTGGCAGGACCGGACAATGGTACGGGTACCAGTATTTCGGAGTCGAACCCGATATTATGACCCTCGCAAAATCACTCTGCGCCGGAATTGCCGGAGGAGCCATGCTGGCCAACCGTGAGATCGCTTCCAGCCTGCGGCCGGGGATGCATGCCAGCACTTTTGGTGGAAACCCGATTGCAGCCGTTGCCGGAATCGCCATGTTAGAGACGATCGAGCAAGACGGTCTGCTAGAGCGCGCAAACCAGGGTGCCCAACGCTTTGCTGAACATCTCAATACATTGTCAGAGCAATGCGACCATGTACGCGAGATTCGACAAGCAGGGATGATGATTGGTATCGAATTAGAATTCGAAGGCGCACCGATTGTCGCCAAGTGCTTGGAGGAGGGACTGTTAGTCAACTGCACCCAGTCGAATGTCATCCGGTTGCTGCCAGCCATGAACGTTGAACTTGACCAAATTGATCAGGGAATGCAGATCCTCACCCAAGTAATTCTGGAGCATGCAGCCAGTGCGGGCGATCCGCAAGCCACTGCAGCCGGTTAA
- the argB gene encoding acetylglutamate kinase, whose protein sequence is MQDAIAKADTLIEAMGWIRRFRGKTTVIKLGGSLLEDTEAIRHLLLDVIFMETVGMKPVIVHGGGPNINRAMEEARLESQWINGRRVTDEATLDIVERVLAGEITQFLTDEIERLGGRAVNLNFAADTNVLTGEKLLLEDGGQQIDLGFVGKVTHVDRAVIESISYANQVPVIPSMCIDGTGQKFNVNADTAAMAVAEALGAEKLIFLSDVNGVRRDKKDPATRINSLTSAEAQQLIKDGIIDAGMIPKIEACISTLQRGVRKVHIIDGKLRHSLLLEIYTTSGVGTELVQHRTSPPAVIADSPVN, encoded by the coding sequence GTGCAAGATGCTATTGCTAAGGCAGATACTCTAATTGAAGCGATGGGCTGGATCCGTCGTTTTCGTGGCAAGACGACCGTGATTAAGCTGGGAGGTAGTCTCCTAGAAGATACGGAAGCGATCCGGCATCTTTTGCTCGACGTTATCTTCATGGAAACAGTCGGTATGAAGCCGGTGATTGTCCATGGCGGGGGTCCGAACATCAATCGCGCCATGGAAGAGGCCCGGCTGGAATCGCAGTGGATCAACGGTCGGCGTGTCACAGACGAAGCGACGCTGGATATCGTGGAGCGAGTCTTGGCCGGTGAAATCACCCAGTTCCTGACCGATGAGATCGAGCGATTGGGTGGGCGAGCTGTCAACCTGAACTTTGCAGCGGATACCAATGTCCTGACGGGTGAGAAGCTACTGTTGGAGGACGGAGGGCAGCAAATTGACCTAGGGTTCGTCGGCAAAGTGACTCACGTCGATCGAGCCGTTATTGAAAGTATAAGCTACGCCAATCAGGTCCCCGTCATTCCTTCGATGTGTATTGACGGCACGGGCCAAAAGTTCAACGTGAACGCTGATACTGCCGCCATGGCCGTTGCGGAAGCCTTGGGAGCTGAGAAGTTGATTTTCCTCAGCGACGTCAACGGAGTCCGACGTGACAAGAAGGATCCAGCCACCCGCATTAACTCCTTGACATCCGCCGAAGCGCAGCAGCTGATAAAAGACGGCATTATTGATGCTGGCATGATCCCCAAGATCGAAGCTTGCATCTCCACACTCCAGCGAGGAGTGCGGAAGGTGCATATCATCGACGGCAAGTTACGACACTCGTTGTTGCTTGAAATTTACACAACCAGCGGCGTCGGAACCGAGCTGGTACAACACCGCACGAGCCCCCCCGCAGTGATTGCCGATAGCCCAGTAAACTAA